In Desulfobaccales bacterium, the following proteins share a genomic window:
- a CDS encoding DUF3343 domain-containing protein encodes MAFWTFWRRKAEAASPSAPVEDGLLVFAHTSEVIRAEAVLQEAGITVAVMGPPPEIQSGCDLVIRFPLMRQLEILRLLEERGLAPLEAVPVRGPLLKPVDLFQVTDFGRYLMVRAANMKLTVDKETREIVNVSGGGCPDVPYLAARLVGRRLDEAPRPRELGHTLCGYALELAFTKLKRRCSW; translated from the coding sequence ATGGCCTTCTGGACATTCTGGCGCCGCAAGGCCGAAGCGGCCTCGCCCTCGGCCCCGGTGGAGGACGGCCTCCTCGTCTTTGCCCACACCAGTGAGGTGATCCGGGCCGAGGCGGTGCTGCAGGAGGCGGGCATTACGGTGGCGGTCATGGGCCCGCCTCCGGAAATCCAAAGCGGCTGCGATCTGGTGATCCGGTTTCCGCTCATGCGGCAGCTGGAGATCCTGCGGCTGCTGGAGGAACGGGGCCTCGCGCCTTTGGAGGCGGTGCCGGTGCGCGGACCGCTCCTTAAGCCGGTGGACCTCTTCCAGGTGACGGACTTTGGCCGCTATCTCATGGTGAGGGCCGCCAACATGAAGCTCACGGTGGACAAGGAGACCCGGGAGATCGTCAACGTCTCCGGGGGCGGCTGCCCCGATGTCCCCTATCTGGCCGCCCGGCTGGTGGGGCGGCGCCTGGATGAGGCCCCTCGGCCTCGGGAGCTGGGCCATACCCTGTGCGGCTACGCCCTGGAGCTGGCCTTCACGAAGCTAAAGCGCCGATGCTCCTGGTGA
- a CDS encoding aspartate carbamoyltransferase catalytic subunit, whose amino-acid sequence MRLKRKDLVGLADLAPEEITLILDTAASLKEISARPIKKVPTLRGKTVVTLFYEPSTRTRMSFEIAAKRLSADTVNLTVAASSAVKGETLADTAANLEAMAPDLLIIRHQASGAPHFLARRLACGVINAGDGTHEHPTQALLDMLTVREAKGTLSGLKVAIVGDILHSRVARSNVHGFLKMGSEVWLAGPATMLPAGLAALGARLTTSMREALSGADVVMMLRLQLERMGQHFFSTLREYSRTYGLNPETLAWAKEDAIVMHPGPLNRGVEIDPAVADGPRAVILEQVANGVAVRMAVLLLLSGGE is encoded by the coding sequence ATGCGACTGAAGCGCAAGGACCTGGTGGGCCTCGCTGACCTGGCCCCCGAGGAGATCACCCTGATTCTGGACACCGCCGCCTCCCTGAAGGAGATCTCGGCCAGGCCCATTAAAAAGGTGCCGACGCTTCGGGGCAAAACGGTGGTGACGCTCTTTTATGAGCCCTCCACCCGGACCCGCATGTCCTTTGAGATTGCCGCCAAGCGCCTGTCCGCCGACACGGTGAATCTCACCGTGGCGGCCTCCAGCGCCGTCAAGGGGGAGACTTTGGCGGACACCGCCGCCAATCTGGAGGCCATGGCCCCGGATCTCCTCATCATCCGGCACCAGGCCTCAGGCGCCCCCCACTTCCTGGCCCGGCGCCTGGCCTGCGGCGTGATCAACGCCGGCGACGGCACCCACGAGCATCCCACCCAGGCCCTCCTGGATATGCTCACGGTGAGGGAGGCCAAAGGCACGCTTTCCGGCCTCAAGGTGGCCATTGTGGGGGATATCCTCCATTCCCGGGTGGCCCGTTCCAATGTGCACGGCTTCCTCAAGATGGGCTCCGAGGTCTGGCTGGCGGGCCCGGCCACCATGCTGCCGGCGGGTTTGGCGGCCCTGGGCGCCCGGCTCACCACCTCCATGCGGGAGGCCCTCAGCGGGGCCGATGTGGTGATGATGCTGAGGCTGCAGCTGGAGCGCATGGGGCAGCATTTCTTCTCCACCCTGAGGGAGTACAGCCGCACCTACGGCCTCAACCCCGAGACCCTGGCCTGGGCCAAGGAGGATGCCATCGTCATGCATCCGGGACCCTTGAACCGGGGGGTGGAGATCGACCCGGCGGTGGCGGACGGCCCCCGGGCGGTGATCCTGGAGCAGGTGGCCAACGGCGTGGCGGTGCGCATGGCGGTGCTCCTGCTTTTGAGCGGCGGGGAATGA
- a CDS encoding sulfurtransferase TusA family protein: MREMVDARGLSCPQPVLLTVEKLKSLNQGEVVVLVDTDTSRENVQRAAASLGWEVAAVSTEGSDYRLTLKKG; this comes from the coding sequence ATGCGCGAGATGGTGGACGCCCGGGGGCTCTCCTGCCCCCAGCCGGTCCTGTTGACCGTGGAAAAGCTCAAATCCCTGAATCAGGGGGAGGTGGTGGTGCTGGTGGACACCGACACCTCCCGGGAGAATGTGCAGCGGGCCGCAGCCAGCCTCGGCTGGGAGGTGGCGGCGGTCTCGACCGAGGGCTCAGATTACCGCCTGACCCTGAAGAAGGGCTGA
- a CDS encoding Hsp20/alpha crystallin family protein, producing MADIMEWRPFREVARLRREMDRLWEDFFGPSRRALEPFEQVWAPAVDVSETADKITIKAEVPGIDVKDIDISLVGDLLTIKGEKKAEKEEKGESYHLVERSYGSFSRGIRLPAPVDPDKIEATYKDGVLTITCPKKEEVKPKAIEIKTA from the coding sequence ATGGCCGATATCATGGAATGGCGCCCCTTTAGGGAAGTGGCCCGGCTGCGCCGGGAGATGGACCGTCTGTGGGAGGACTTCTTTGGCCCCAGCCGGCGGGCTTTGGAACCCTTCGAGCAGGTGTGGGCCCCGGCGGTGGATGTCTCCGAGACCGCCGACAAGATCACCATCAAAGCGGAGGTCCCCGGCATCGACGTCAAGGACATTGACATCTCCCTGGTGGGCGACCTCCTCACCATCAAAGGCGAAAAGAAGGCGGAAAAGGAGGAGAAGGGCGAAAGTTACCACCTGGTGGAGCGCAGCTACGGCTCCTTCTCCCGGGGCATCCGCCTGCCGGCACCGGTGGACCCGGACAAGATCGAGGCCACTTACAAGGACGGCGTCCTGACCATCACCTGCCCGAAAAAGGAAGAGGTCAAACCCAAGGCCATCGAGATCAAGACCGCCTGA
- the yedE gene encoding YedE family putative selenium transporter, translating to MTTVREFFASRLGIISAGAFIGIFAALLQYWGNPGNMGICVACMERDIAGALGFHGAAVVQYVRPEILGFVLGALAGAYAFGEFRPRAGSAPIVRFILGMIAMIGGLVFLGCPWRALLRLAGGDGNAIFGLLGLVAGIWMGTLFFKGGYNLGRSQHTYPSVGWLLPLLFFGLLILRLVFPPLPDKELSGILFYSLKGPGSQRAALPLSLGVGLAVGFLAQRTRFCTMGAIRDLILFRQIHLFLGIAALLVAAFAANLALGQFKPGFTGQPVAHTMSLWNFAGMVVAGLAFALAGGCPGRQLFLAGEGDGDAAVFVLGMIVGAAVSHNFGLASSPAGIGPYGMHAVIISLLVLVFIGYTMRQKLS from the coding sequence ATGACGACGGTGCGGGAATTCTTTGCCTCCCGGCTGGGCATCATCAGCGCGGGGGCCTTTATCGGCATCTTCGCCGCCCTGCTGCAGTATTGGGGCAATCCCGGCAACATGGGCATCTGTGTGGCCTGCATGGAGCGGGACATTGCCGGCGCGCTGGGCTTCCATGGGGCGGCGGTGGTGCAGTACGTGCGGCCTGAGATTCTGGGCTTTGTCCTGGGGGCCCTGGCGGGGGCCTATGCCTTCGGGGAGTTTCGCCCCCGGGCCGGTTCGGCCCCCATTGTGCGCTTTATTTTGGGCATGATCGCCATGATCGGCGGCCTGGTCTTTCTGGGCTGTCCCTGGCGGGCGTTGCTTCGGCTGGCCGGCGGTGATGGCAACGCCATCTTCGGGCTATTGGGTCTGGTCGCCGGCATCTGGATGGGCACCCTGTTCTTCAAAGGCGGCTACAACCTGGGGCGCAGCCAGCATACCTACCCCTCGGTGGGGTGGCTATTGCCCCTCCTGTTTTTCGGCCTGCTGATTCTGCGTCTGGTCTTCCCACCCCTGCCGGACAAGGAGCTGAGCGGCATCCTCTTCTATAGCCTGAAGGGGCCGGGGTCCCAGCGGGCGGCCCTGCCCCTGTCGTTGGGAGTGGGGCTGGCGGTGGGCTTCCTGGCCCAGCGCACCCGCTTCTGCACCATGGGCGCCATACGGGACCTCATCCTCTTTCGCCAGATCCATCTCTTCCTGGGGATCGCGGCCTTGCTGGTGGCCGCCTTCGCGGCCAACCTGGCCCTGGGGCAGTTCAAGCCCGGCTTCACCGGCCAGCCCGTGGCCCACACCATGTCCCTGTGGAACTTTGCCGGCATGGTGGTGGCGGGTCTGGCCTTCGCCCTGGCGGGGGGCTGTCCCGGGCGCCAGCTCTTCCTGGCCGGGGAAGGGGATGGGGACGCGGCGGTCTTTGTCCTGGGGATGATTGTGGGCGCGGCGGTGTCCCACAACTTCGGCCTGGCCAGCTCCCCCGCCGGCATCGGCCCCTATGGGATGCACGCCGTCATCATCAGCCTGCTGGTGCTGGTCTTCATCGGCTACACCATGCGCCAGAAGCTGTCCTGA
- a CDS encoding NAD(P)H-hydrate dehydratase, whose product MLLVIGTLPEPDLPVVAGPVALTPGGLAVDRHLFPVTRGTAALLAAAARALEFLGRPPPVAFLAGDIGLGEGSRRLYEYAANHLGERPWTAVAGHYILPLVDGHSRVLMAWEELSPRPRLIADAGFMYVAKMSGYAPAYDLFTPDAGELAFLADEQAPHPFYTRGFILKEEERVPELIERAYAHDNAPRCLLVKGQTDYVACREGILATVAEPTVPALEAMGGTGDTLTGLAAALVSAGWEVCEAAHLAACLNRLAGALARPTPASQVMELIAHIPAALAETLQP is encoded by the coding sequence ATGCTCCTGGTGATCGGCACCCTGCCGGAGCCGGACCTGCCGGTGGTGGCCGGCCCCGTGGCCCTCACCCCCGGTGGCCTGGCCGTGGATCGGCACCTCTTCCCGGTGACCCGGGGCACCGCGGCGCTTTTGGCCGCGGCCGCCCGGGCTCTGGAGTTCCTGGGCCGGCCGCCGCCCGTGGCCTTCTTGGCGGGAGACATCGGCCTGGGGGAGGGGAGCCGCCGGCTATATGAATATGCCGCCAACCATCTGGGGGAGCGGCCCTGGACGGCGGTGGCGGGCCATTACATCCTCCCCCTGGTGGACGGCCACAGCCGGGTGCTCATGGCCTGGGAGGAACTCTCCCCCCGGCCCAGGCTCATCGCCGATGCCGGCTTCATGTATGTGGCCAAGATGAGCGGCTATGCCCCGGCCTACGATCTCTTCACCCCCGACGCCGGGGAGCTGGCCTTTCTGGCGGATGAGCAGGCTCCGCACCCCTTCTACACCCGGGGTTTCATCCTCAAGGAGGAAGAGCGGGTGCCGGAGCTCATTGAACGGGCCTATGCCCACGACAACGCTCCCCGGTGCCTCTTGGTGAAGGGGCAGACGGACTATGTGGCCTGCCGGGAGGGCATCCTGGCCACGGTGGCCGAGCCCACGGTGCCGGCCCTGGAGGCCATGGGCGGCACCGGCGACACCCTCACCGGACTGGCCGCCGCCCTCGTGAGCGCCGGCTGGGAGGTCTGCGAGGCGGCGCACCTGGCAGCCTGCCTCAACCGCCTGGCAGGCGCCTTGGCCCGGCCCACCCCGGCCAGCCAGGTGATGGAGCTCATCGCCCACATCCCCGCCGCCTTGGCGGAAACACTGCAACCCTGA